In a single window of the Solea senegalensis isolate Sse05_10M linkage group LG1, IFAPA_SoseM_1, whole genome shotgun sequence genome:
- the pfkpa gene encoding ATP-dependent 6-phosphofructokinase, platelet type isoform X1: MAQPDTKKIFFENLSGAGKAIAVLTSGGDAQGMNAAVRAVVRMGLYVGAKVYFIHEGYQGMVDGGENIREAKWESVSSMLQVGGTVIGSARCKDFRTHEGRLKAALNLVQRGITNLCVIGGDGSLTGANLFREEWSGLLAELVEQGALEADAVQQYSALHIVGMVGSIDNDFCGTDMTIGTDSALHRIIEVVDAIMTTAQSHQRTFVLEVMGRHCGYLALVSALACGADWVLIPEMPPEDGWEEKMCQKLSANRAGMKRLNIIIVAEGAIDRNNKPITTDYIKDLVVKCLGFDTRVTILGHVQRGGTPSAFDRILASRIGVEAVLALLETTANTPACVVSLVGNQSVRVPLMECVQMTQEVQKAMDGKRFEEAVKLRGRSFENNLKTYKLLAHRKPESELPVSNFNVAVLNVGAPAAGMNAAVRSAVRVGISEGHKMFAVSDGFEGFSKGQIREFKWADVGGWTGQGGSLLGTKRTLPAKHVEKIAEQMRKHNINALLIIGGFEAFESLLQLFEARGTYEEFCIPMCMLPSTISNNIPGTDLSIGADTALNAIVETCDRIKQSASGTKRRVFIIETMGGYCGYLATVGGLAAGADAAYIYEEPFDIRDLQANVEHLTEKMKTSIQRGLVLRNENSSENYTTDFIYQLYSEEGKGVFDCRKNVLGHMQQGGAPSPFDRNFGTKISAKAMQWITKKLTETFRQDEGRVFANTEDTCCLLGMRRRALVFQPVVQLTDDTDFVHRIPKEQWWLKLRPLMKILAKYKTSYDVSDSGQLEHVVHNRPKELDASVAM; encoded by the exons ggATGAATGCTGCCGTACGTGCTGTGGTTCGAATGGGATTATACGTGGGCGCTAAAGTTTATTTCATTCATGAG GGATATCAGGGTATGGTGGATGGAGGGGAGAACATAAGGGAAGCCAAATGGGAAAGTGTCTCAAGCATGCTGCAAGTG GGCGGGACTGTCATCGGCAGCGCCCGCTGCAAAGATTTCCGCACGCACGAGGGACGCCTGAAGGCCGCTCTGAACCTGGTGCAGCGCGGCATCACCAACCTGTGCGTGATCGGCGGAGATGGCAGTCTGACTGGAGCCAACCTCTTCAGGGAGGAGTGGAGTGGACTGCTGGCGGAGCTTGTGGAGCAAG GCGCGCTGGAGGCCGATGCTGTGCAGCAGTACTCGGCGCTTCACATCGTGGGGATGGTCGGTTCCATCGACAACGACTTCTGCGGCACCGACATGACGATCGGCACGGACTCGGCCTTGCACAGAATCATCGAGGTGGTGGATGCAATTATGACGACCGCACAGAG TCACCAGAGAACGTTTGTGTTGGAGGTCATGGGCAGACACTGCGG TTACCTAGCCTTGGTGAGCGCCCTGGCCTGCGGGGCAGACTGGGTGCTGATCCCGGAGATGCCGCCAGAGGACGGCTGGGAGGAGAAGATGTGTCAGAAACTGTCTGCG AACCGAGCAGGGATGAAAAGGCTGAATATCATAATTGTAGCCGAAGGGGCGATTGATCGTAACAACAAGCCCATTACCACTGACTATATTAAGGAT CTTGTTGTCAAATGTTTGGGTTTCGACACACGAGTGACAATTCTGGGGCATGTGCAGAGAGGAGGGACCCCATCCGCTTTTGACCGCATCTTG GCCAGTCGCATCGGCGTGGAGGCCGTTCTTGCCCTTCTAGAGACCACAGCCAACACGCCGGCCTGTGTGGTCTCTCTGGTCGGAAATCAGTCGGTGCGTGTGCCTCTGATGGAGTGCGTGCAGATG ACTCAGGAGGTCCAGAAGGCCATGGACGGGAAGCGGTTTGAGGAGGCTGTTAAGCTTCGGGGCAG GAGTTTTGAAAACAACTTGAAGACGTACAAACTCTTGGCTCATCGCAAACCGGAGTCGGAGCTGCCAGTT AGCAACTTCAACGTGGCAGTGCTGAACGTCGGTGCTCCTGCGGCAGGGATGAACGCCGCGGTCCGTTCAGCAGTGAGGGTGGGCATCTCCGAGGGCCACAAGATGTTTGCTGTCAGCGATGGCTTCGAGGGATTCTCCAAAGGACAG ATTAGGGAGTTTAAATGGGCAGATGTTGGAGGATGGACTGGACAGGGTGGCTCCCTACTGGGAACCAAAag AACTCTTCCTGCAAAGCATGTTGAAAAAATTGCTGAGCAGATGAGAAAGCACAATATAAATGCGCTGCTCATTATCGGGGGATTTGAG GCGTTTGAGAGTCTCCTGCAGCTGTTTGAGGCTCGTGGTACCTATGAGGAGTTTTGCATCCCGATGTGTATGCTGCCTTCCACCATAAGTAACAATATACCGGGCACAGATCTAAGTATCGGGGCTGACACGGCCCTCAATGCCATCGTGGAG ACCTGTGACCGCATCAAGCAGTCAGCCAGTGGGACCAAGAGACGCGTGTTCATCATCGAGACCATGGGAGGCTACTGTGGCTACCTGGCCACTGTGGGAGGTCTGGCAGCCGGAGCTGATGCCGCGTACATCTATGAGGAGCCGTTCGACATCAGAGACCTGCAG GCCAATGTCGAACATTTGACGGAGAAAATGAAGACGAGCATTCAAAGAGGACTGGTCCTCAG GAATGAGAACTCCAGcgaaaactacacaacagatttTATCTACCAGCTGTATTCTGAGGAAGGGAAGGGCGTGTTTGACTGCAGGAAGAATGTGCTGGGACACATGCAGCAG GGAGGAGCGCCGTCTCCATTCGACCGGAACTTCGGGACTAAGATCTCGGCCAAGGCCATGCAGTGGATTACCAAAAAGCTGACCGAGACGTTCAGACAAG ATGAAG GCCGAGTGTTCGCCAACACCGAGGACACCTGCTGTCTGTTGGGGATGCGACGCAGGGCTCTGGTCTTCCAGCCAGTTGTACAGCTCACGGACGACACTGACTTCGT TCACAGGATCCCCAAGGAGCAGTGGTGGCTGAAGCTGCGCCCCCTCATGAAGATCCTGGCCAAGTACAAGACGAGCTACGACGTCTCTGACTCGGGGCAACTGGAGCACGTCGTACACAATCGGCCGAAAGAGTTAGACGCTTCGGTGGCCATGTGA
- the pfkpa gene encoding ATP-dependent 6-phosphofructokinase, platelet type isoform X4, whose amino-acid sequence MAQPDTKKIFFENLSGAGKAIAVLTSGGDAQGMNAAVRAVVRMGLYVGAKVYFIHEGYQGMVDGGENIREAKWESVSSMLQVGGTVIGSARCKDFRTHEGRLKAALNLVQRGITNLCVIGGDGSLTGANLFREEWSGLLAELVEQGALEADAVQQYSALHIVGMVGSIDNDFCGTDMTIGTDSALHRIIEVVDAIMTTAQSHQRTFVLEVMGRHCGYLALVSALACGADWVLIPEMPPEDGWEEKMCQKLSANRAGMKRLNIIIVAEGAIDRNNKPITTDYIKDLVVKCLGFDTRVTILGHVQRGGTPSAFDRILASRIGVEAVLALLETTANTPACVVSLVGNQSVRVPLMECVQMTQEVQKAMDGKRFEEAVKLRGRSFENNLKTYKLLAHRKPESELPVSNFNVAVLNVGAPAAGMNAAVRSAVRVGISEGHKMFAVSDGFEGFSKGQIREFKWADVGGWTGQGGSLLGTKRTLPAKHVEKIAEQMRKHNINALLIIGGFEAFESLLQLFEARGTYEEFCIPMCMLPSTISNNIPGTDLSIGADTALNAIVETCDRIKQSASGTKRRVFIIETMGGYCGYLATVGGLAAGADAAYIYEEPFDIRDLQANVEHLTEKMKTSIQRGLVLRNENSSENYTTDFIYQLYSEEGKGVFDCRKNVLGHMQQGGAPSPFDRNFGTKISAKAMQWITKKLTETFRQGRVFANTEDTCCLLGMRRRALVFQPVVQLTDDTDFVHRIPKEQWWLKLRPLMKILAKYKTSYDVSDSGQLEHVVHNRPKELDASVAM is encoded by the exons ggATGAATGCTGCCGTACGTGCTGTGGTTCGAATGGGATTATACGTGGGCGCTAAAGTTTATTTCATTCATGAG GGATATCAGGGTATGGTGGATGGAGGGGAGAACATAAGGGAAGCCAAATGGGAAAGTGTCTCAAGCATGCTGCAAGTG GGCGGGACTGTCATCGGCAGCGCCCGCTGCAAAGATTTCCGCACGCACGAGGGACGCCTGAAGGCCGCTCTGAACCTGGTGCAGCGCGGCATCACCAACCTGTGCGTGATCGGCGGAGATGGCAGTCTGACTGGAGCCAACCTCTTCAGGGAGGAGTGGAGTGGACTGCTGGCGGAGCTTGTGGAGCAAG GCGCGCTGGAGGCCGATGCTGTGCAGCAGTACTCGGCGCTTCACATCGTGGGGATGGTCGGTTCCATCGACAACGACTTCTGCGGCACCGACATGACGATCGGCACGGACTCGGCCTTGCACAGAATCATCGAGGTGGTGGATGCAATTATGACGACCGCACAGAG TCACCAGAGAACGTTTGTGTTGGAGGTCATGGGCAGACACTGCGG TTACCTAGCCTTGGTGAGCGCCCTGGCCTGCGGGGCAGACTGGGTGCTGATCCCGGAGATGCCGCCAGAGGACGGCTGGGAGGAGAAGATGTGTCAGAAACTGTCTGCG AACCGAGCAGGGATGAAAAGGCTGAATATCATAATTGTAGCCGAAGGGGCGATTGATCGTAACAACAAGCCCATTACCACTGACTATATTAAGGAT CTTGTTGTCAAATGTTTGGGTTTCGACACACGAGTGACAATTCTGGGGCATGTGCAGAGAGGAGGGACCCCATCCGCTTTTGACCGCATCTTG GCCAGTCGCATCGGCGTGGAGGCCGTTCTTGCCCTTCTAGAGACCACAGCCAACACGCCGGCCTGTGTGGTCTCTCTGGTCGGAAATCAGTCGGTGCGTGTGCCTCTGATGGAGTGCGTGCAGATG ACTCAGGAGGTCCAGAAGGCCATGGACGGGAAGCGGTTTGAGGAGGCTGTTAAGCTTCGGGGCAG GAGTTTTGAAAACAACTTGAAGACGTACAAACTCTTGGCTCATCGCAAACCGGAGTCGGAGCTGCCAGTT AGCAACTTCAACGTGGCAGTGCTGAACGTCGGTGCTCCTGCGGCAGGGATGAACGCCGCGGTCCGTTCAGCAGTGAGGGTGGGCATCTCCGAGGGCCACAAGATGTTTGCTGTCAGCGATGGCTTCGAGGGATTCTCCAAAGGACAG ATTAGGGAGTTTAAATGGGCAGATGTTGGAGGATGGACTGGACAGGGTGGCTCCCTACTGGGAACCAAAag AACTCTTCCTGCAAAGCATGTTGAAAAAATTGCTGAGCAGATGAGAAAGCACAATATAAATGCGCTGCTCATTATCGGGGGATTTGAG GCGTTTGAGAGTCTCCTGCAGCTGTTTGAGGCTCGTGGTACCTATGAGGAGTTTTGCATCCCGATGTGTATGCTGCCTTCCACCATAAGTAACAATATACCGGGCACAGATCTAAGTATCGGGGCTGACACGGCCCTCAATGCCATCGTGGAG ACCTGTGACCGCATCAAGCAGTCAGCCAGTGGGACCAAGAGACGCGTGTTCATCATCGAGACCATGGGAGGCTACTGTGGCTACCTGGCCACTGTGGGAGGTCTGGCAGCCGGAGCTGATGCCGCGTACATCTATGAGGAGCCGTTCGACATCAGAGACCTGCAG GCCAATGTCGAACATTTGACGGAGAAAATGAAGACGAGCATTCAAAGAGGACTGGTCCTCAG GAATGAGAACTCCAGcgaaaactacacaacagatttTATCTACCAGCTGTATTCTGAGGAAGGGAAGGGCGTGTTTGACTGCAGGAAGAATGTGCTGGGACACATGCAGCAG GGAGGAGCGCCGTCTCCATTCGACCGGAACTTCGGGACTAAGATCTCGGCCAAGGCCATGCAGTGGATTACCAAAAAGCTGACCGAGACGTTCAGACAAG GCCGAGTGTTCGCCAACACCGAGGACACCTGCTGTCTGTTGGGGATGCGACGCAGGGCTCTGGTCTTCCAGCCAGTTGTACAGCTCACGGACGACACTGACTTCGT TCACAGGATCCCCAAGGAGCAGTGGTGGCTGAAGCTGCGCCCCCTCATGAAGATCCTGGCCAAGTACAAGACGAGCTACGACGTCTCTGACTCGGGGCAACTGGAGCACGTCGTACACAATCGGCCGAAAGAGTTAGACGCTTCGGTGGCCATGTGA
- the pfkpa gene encoding ATP-dependent 6-phosphofructokinase, platelet type isoform X7, translated as MAQPDTKKIFFENLSGAGKAIAVLTSGGDAQGMNAAVRAVVRMGLYVGAKVYFIHEGYQGMVDGGENIREAKWESVSSMLQVGGTVIGSARCKDFRTHEGRLKAALNLVQRGITNLCVIGGDGSLTGANLFREEWSGLLAELVEQGALEADAVQQYSALHIVGMVGSIDNDFCGTDMTIGTDSALHRIIEVVDAIMTTAQSHQRTFVLEVMGRHCGYLALVSALACGADWVLIPEMPPEDGWEEKMCQKLSATRSRGSRLNIIIVAEGALDRHGKAITSSYVKDLVVKCLGFDTRVTILGHVQRGGTPSAFDRILASRIGVEAVLALLETTANTPACVVSLVGNQSVRVPLMECVQMTQEVQKAMDGKRFEEAVKLRGRSFENNLKTYKLLAHRKPESELPVSNFNVAVLNVGAPAAGMNAAVRSAVRVGISEGHKMFAVSDGFEGFSKGQIREFKWADVGGWTGQGGSLLGTKRTLPAKHVEKIAEQMRKHNINALLIIGGFEAFLSLLELLTARGKYDELCVPMVMVPATVSNNVPGSDLSIGADTALNAITATCDRIKQSASGTKRRVFIIETMGGYCGYLATVGGLAAGADAAYIYEEPFDIRDLQANVEHLTEKMKTSIQRGLVLRNENSSENYTTDFIYQLYSEEGKGVFDCRKNVLGHMQQGGAPSPFDRNFGTKISAKAMQWITKKLTETFRQGRVFANTEDTCCLLGMRRRALVFQPVVQLTDDTDFVHRIPKEQWWLKLRPLMKILAKYKTSYDVSDSGQLEHVVHNRPKELDASVAM; from the exons ggATGAATGCTGCCGTACGTGCTGTGGTTCGAATGGGATTATACGTGGGCGCTAAAGTTTATTTCATTCATGAG GGATATCAGGGTATGGTGGATGGAGGGGAGAACATAAGGGAAGCCAAATGGGAAAGTGTCTCAAGCATGCTGCAAGTG GGCGGGACTGTCATCGGCAGCGCCCGCTGCAAAGATTTCCGCACGCACGAGGGACGCCTGAAGGCCGCTCTGAACCTGGTGCAGCGCGGCATCACCAACCTGTGCGTGATCGGCGGAGATGGCAGTCTGACTGGAGCCAACCTCTTCAGGGAGGAGTGGAGTGGACTGCTGGCGGAGCTTGTGGAGCAAG GCGCGCTGGAGGCCGATGCTGTGCAGCAGTACTCGGCGCTTCACATCGTGGGGATGGTCGGTTCCATCGACAACGACTTCTGCGGCACCGACATGACGATCGGCACGGACTCGGCCTTGCACAGAATCATCGAGGTGGTGGATGCAATTATGACGACCGCACAGAG TCACCAGAGAACGTTTGTGTTGGAGGTCATGGGCAGACACTGCGG TTACCTAGCCTTGGTGAGCGCCCTGGCCTGCGGGGCAGACTGGGTGCTGATCCCGGAGATGCCGCCAGAGGACGGCTGGGAGGAGAAGATGTGTCAGAAACTGTCTGCG ACCCGGTCCAGGGGCTCAAGGCTGAACATAATCATAGTTGCGGAGGGAGCCCTAGACAGACACGGAAAGGCTATAACCTCTAGTTATGTCAAGGAT CTTGTTGTCAAATGTTTGGGTTTCGACACACGAGTGACAATTCTGGGGCATGTGCAGAGAGGAGGGACCCCATCCGCTTTTGACCGCATCTTG GCCAGTCGCATCGGCGTGGAGGCCGTTCTTGCCCTTCTAGAGACCACAGCCAACACGCCGGCCTGTGTGGTCTCTCTGGTCGGAAATCAGTCGGTGCGTGTGCCTCTGATGGAGTGCGTGCAGATG ACTCAGGAGGTCCAGAAGGCCATGGACGGGAAGCGGTTTGAGGAGGCTGTTAAGCTTCGGGGCAG GAGTTTTGAAAACAACTTGAAGACGTACAAACTCTTGGCTCATCGCAAACCGGAGTCGGAGCTGCCAGTT AGCAACTTCAACGTGGCAGTGCTGAACGTCGGTGCTCCTGCGGCAGGGATGAACGCCGCGGTCCGTTCAGCAGTGAGGGTGGGCATCTCCGAGGGCCACAAGATGTTTGCTGTCAGCGATGGCTTCGAGGGATTCTCCAAAGGACAG ATTAGGGAGTTTAAATGGGCAGATGTTGGAGGATGGACTGGACAGGGTGGCTCCCTACTGGGAACCAAAag AACTCTTCCTGCAAAGCATGTTGAAAAAATTGCTGAGCAGATGAGAAAGCACAATATAAATGCGCTGCTCATTATCGGGGGATTTGAG GCCTTCCTGTCACTGCTGGAATTGTTAACGGCGCGCGGGAAATATGACGAGCTCTGTGTGCCCATGGTCATGGTCCCAGCCACTGTCTCCAACAATGTGCCGGGCTCAGACCTCAGCATCGGTGCTGACACGGCTCTGAACGCCATCACTGCT ACCTGTGACCGCATCAAGCAGTCAGCCAGTGGGACCAAGAGACGCGTGTTCATCATCGAGACCATGGGAGGCTACTGTGGCTACCTGGCCACTGTGGGAGGTCTGGCAGCCGGAGCTGATGCCGCGTACATCTATGAGGAGCCGTTCGACATCAGAGACCTGCAG GCCAATGTCGAACATTTGACGGAGAAAATGAAGACGAGCATTCAAAGAGGACTGGTCCTCAG GAATGAGAACTCCAGcgaaaactacacaacagatttTATCTACCAGCTGTATTCTGAGGAAGGGAAGGGCGTGTTTGACTGCAGGAAGAATGTGCTGGGACACATGCAGCAG GGAGGAGCGCCGTCTCCATTCGACCGGAACTTCGGGACTAAGATCTCGGCCAAGGCCATGCAGTGGATTACCAAAAAGCTGACCGAGACGTTCAGACAAG GCCGAGTGTTCGCCAACACCGAGGACACCTGCTGTCTGTTGGGGATGCGACGCAGGGCTCTGGTCTTCCAGCCAGTTGTACAGCTCACGGACGACACTGACTTCGT TCACAGGATCCCCAAGGAGCAGTGGTGGCTGAAGCTGCGCCCCCTCATGAAGATCCTGGCCAAGTACAAGACGAGCTACGACGTCTCTGACTCGGGGCAACTGGAGCACGTCGTACACAATCGGCCGAAAGAGTTAGACGCTTCGGTGGCCATGTGA
- the pfkpa gene encoding ATP-dependent 6-phosphofructokinase, platelet type isoform X3: MAQPDTKKIFFENLSGAGKAIAVLTSGGDAQGMNAAVRAVVRMGLYVGAKVYFIHEGYQGMVDGGENIREAKWESVSSMLQVGGTVIGSARCKDFRTHEGRLKAALNLVQRGITNLCVIGGDGSLTGANLFREEWSGLLAELVEQGALEADAVQQYSALHIVGMVGSIDNDFCGTDMTIGTDSALHRIIEVVDAIMTTAQSHQRTFVLEVMGRHCGYLALVSALACGADWVLIPEMPPEDGWEEKMCQKLSATRSRGSRLNIIIVAEGALDRHGKAITSSYVKDLVVKCLGFDTRVTILGHVQRGGTPSAFDRILASRIGVEAVLALLETTANTPACVVSLVGNQSVRVPLMECVQMTQEVQKAMDGKRFEEAVKLRGRSFENNLKTYKLLAHRKPESELPVSNFNVAVLNVGAPAAGMNAAVRSAVRVGISEGHKMFAVSDGFEGFSKGQIREFKWADVGGWTGQGGSLLGTKRTLPAKHVEKIAEQMRKHNINALLIIGGFEAFLSLLELLTARGKYDELCVPMVMVPATVSNNVPGSDLSIGADTALNAITATCDRIKQSASGTKRRVFIIETMGGYCGYLATVGGLAAGADAAYIYEEPFDIRDLQANVEHLTEKMKTSIQRGLVLRNENSSENYTTDFIYQLYSEEGKGVFDCRKNVLGHMQQGGAPSPFDRNFGTKISAKAMQWITKKLTETFRQDEGRVFANTEDTCCLLGMRRRALVFQPVVQLTDDTDFVHRIPKEQWWLKLRPLMKILAKYKTSYDVSDSGQLEHVVHNRPKELDASVAM; the protein is encoded by the exons ggATGAATGCTGCCGTACGTGCTGTGGTTCGAATGGGATTATACGTGGGCGCTAAAGTTTATTTCATTCATGAG GGATATCAGGGTATGGTGGATGGAGGGGAGAACATAAGGGAAGCCAAATGGGAAAGTGTCTCAAGCATGCTGCAAGTG GGCGGGACTGTCATCGGCAGCGCCCGCTGCAAAGATTTCCGCACGCACGAGGGACGCCTGAAGGCCGCTCTGAACCTGGTGCAGCGCGGCATCACCAACCTGTGCGTGATCGGCGGAGATGGCAGTCTGACTGGAGCCAACCTCTTCAGGGAGGAGTGGAGTGGACTGCTGGCGGAGCTTGTGGAGCAAG GCGCGCTGGAGGCCGATGCTGTGCAGCAGTACTCGGCGCTTCACATCGTGGGGATGGTCGGTTCCATCGACAACGACTTCTGCGGCACCGACATGACGATCGGCACGGACTCGGCCTTGCACAGAATCATCGAGGTGGTGGATGCAATTATGACGACCGCACAGAG TCACCAGAGAACGTTTGTGTTGGAGGTCATGGGCAGACACTGCGG TTACCTAGCCTTGGTGAGCGCCCTGGCCTGCGGGGCAGACTGGGTGCTGATCCCGGAGATGCCGCCAGAGGACGGCTGGGAGGAGAAGATGTGTCAGAAACTGTCTGCG ACCCGGTCCAGGGGCTCAAGGCTGAACATAATCATAGTTGCGGAGGGAGCCCTAGACAGACACGGAAAGGCTATAACCTCTAGTTATGTCAAGGAT CTTGTTGTCAAATGTTTGGGTTTCGACACACGAGTGACAATTCTGGGGCATGTGCAGAGAGGAGGGACCCCATCCGCTTTTGACCGCATCTTG GCCAGTCGCATCGGCGTGGAGGCCGTTCTTGCCCTTCTAGAGACCACAGCCAACACGCCGGCCTGTGTGGTCTCTCTGGTCGGAAATCAGTCGGTGCGTGTGCCTCTGATGGAGTGCGTGCAGATG ACTCAGGAGGTCCAGAAGGCCATGGACGGGAAGCGGTTTGAGGAGGCTGTTAAGCTTCGGGGCAG GAGTTTTGAAAACAACTTGAAGACGTACAAACTCTTGGCTCATCGCAAACCGGAGTCGGAGCTGCCAGTT AGCAACTTCAACGTGGCAGTGCTGAACGTCGGTGCTCCTGCGGCAGGGATGAACGCCGCGGTCCGTTCAGCAGTGAGGGTGGGCATCTCCGAGGGCCACAAGATGTTTGCTGTCAGCGATGGCTTCGAGGGATTCTCCAAAGGACAG ATTAGGGAGTTTAAATGGGCAGATGTTGGAGGATGGACTGGACAGGGTGGCTCCCTACTGGGAACCAAAag AACTCTTCCTGCAAAGCATGTTGAAAAAATTGCTGAGCAGATGAGAAAGCACAATATAAATGCGCTGCTCATTATCGGGGGATTTGAG GCCTTCCTGTCACTGCTGGAATTGTTAACGGCGCGCGGGAAATATGACGAGCTCTGTGTGCCCATGGTCATGGTCCCAGCCACTGTCTCCAACAATGTGCCGGGCTCAGACCTCAGCATCGGTGCTGACACGGCTCTGAACGCCATCACTGCT ACCTGTGACCGCATCAAGCAGTCAGCCAGTGGGACCAAGAGACGCGTGTTCATCATCGAGACCATGGGAGGCTACTGTGGCTACCTGGCCACTGTGGGAGGTCTGGCAGCCGGAGCTGATGCCGCGTACATCTATGAGGAGCCGTTCGACATCAGAGACCTGCAG GCCAATGTCGAACATTTGACGGAGAAAATGAAGACGAGCATTCAAAGAGGACTGGTCCTCAG GAATGAGAACTCCAGcgaaaactacacaacagatttTATCTACCAGCTGTATTCTGAGGAAGGGAAGGGCGTGTTTGACTGCAGGAAGAATGTGCTGGGACACATGCAGCAG GGAGGAGCGCCGTCTCCATTCGACCGGAACTTCGGGACTAAGATCTCGGCCAAGGCCATGCAGTGGATTACCAAAAAGCTGACCGAGACGTTCAGACAAG ATGAAG GCCGAGTGTTCGCCAACACCGAGGACACCTGCTGTCTGTTGGGGATGCGACGCAGGGCTCTGGTCTTCCAGCCAGTTGTACAGCTCACGGACGACACTGACTTCGT TCACAGGATCCCCAAGGAGCAGTGGTGGCTGAAGCTGCGCCCCCTCATGAAGATCCTGGCCAAGTACAAGACGAGCTACGACGTCTCTGACTCGGGGCAACTGGAGCACGTCGTACACAATCGGCCGAAAGAGTTAGACGCTTCGGTGGCCATGTGA